One segment of Mugil cephalus isolate CIBA_MC_2020 chromosome 14, CIBA_Mcephalus_1.1, whole genome shotgun sequence DNA contains the following:
- the slc44a4 gene encoding choline transporter-like protein 4 produces the protein MCRKRGEEEPDSEYGEPAKFDPTFNGPIHKRGCTDIICCILFMAVILGYMAVGIVAWLYGDPRHVLYPKDSNGYFCGIGPNKGRPNLFYFDILKCATSVNVMATALNGLQCPTPQVCVKQCPSNFGGLTPDKFTSKPLNVFNQDLCVSSINLTTTDLSVWEIVDQKLCPLFYIPSTPVLGRCLPDVSALNRIPDDFSSIPGLPASVNDTASIIRNSTGDIVKGFNARDVGIRIFEDFASSWPWILVGLLIAMVVSMLFLLLLRFTAPVMVWVLIIGVLGAGAYGIWHCYWEYENLKSSTATFADIGFTTNVETYLQVRETWLAFLIIISVAEAIILLTIIFLRTRIRIAIALIQESSKAVGHMMSTMLYPLVTFALLVVCVAYWGTTALYLATSGTPIYRVVDLNSTNGGCAGISGNVTCDPQNFNSSVYPGCPSVGCIFIKYNDEGILQRNIFNLQIYNAVAFLWCVNFVLALGQCTLAGAFASYYWAFNKPSDIPMFPLSGGFIRALRYHVGSLAFGALILTLVQIARMILEYIDHKTRAAQNPCARFVLCCMKCCLWCLEKFIKFLNRNAYIMIAIYGKNFCVSAKNAFKLLMRNVLRVVVLDKVTDLLLFFGKLLVVGGVGVLSFFFFAGRIRLPGDTFRSENLNYYWMPIITVVFGSYLIAHGFFSVYNMCVDTLFLCFLEDLERNDGSLQKPYFMSKNLMKILNKSNKEPKRDK, from the exons ATGTGTAGAAAACGAGGAGAGGAAGAGCCGGACTCTGAGTATG GGGAACCTGCAAAGTTTGACCCGACCTTCAATGGACCCATACACAAAAG AGGATGCACCGATATAATCTGCTGTATTCTGTTCATGGCCGTCATCCTCGGCTACATGGCAGTGGGAATTGTAG CTTGGCTCTATGGAGATCCCAGACATGTCCTATATCCCAAAGATTCAAATGGATATTTCTGTGGCATCGGACCAAATAA AGGCCGGCCCAACTTGTTCTACTTTGACATTCTCAAATGTGCCACATCTGTTAATGTTATGGCAACTGCTCTGAATGGTCTCCAGTGTCCAACCCCGCAG GTGTGCGTGAAACAATGTCCTTCCAATTTCGGGGGTTTGACGCCGGACAAGTTTACGTCAAAGCCATTAAACGTTTTCAATCAAGATCTGTGTGTGTCATCCATAAACCTCACAACAACTGACCTG TCAGTTTGGGAAATTGTGGACCAAAAGCTGTGTCCTTTGTTTTATATCCCATCGACACCTG TGCTGGGGAGATGTTTGCCCGATGTCTCAGCCCTGAACAGGATCCCGGATGACTTTTCCAGTATCCCAGGTTTACCCGCCTCGGTCAACGACACCGCCTCCATCATCAGGAATTCCACCGG GGACATTGTGAAAGGCTTCAACGCCAGGGACGTCGGCATCCGGATCTTTGAGGATTTTGCATCGTCATGGCCGTGGATCCTCGT TGGCCTGTTGATAGCCATGGTGGTCAGCAtgctcttcctgctgctgttgaggTTCACGGCTCCAGTCATGGTGTGGGTGCTCATCATAGGAGTCCTGGGAGCCGGGGCATACG GCATATGGCACTGTTACTGGGAGTACGAAAACTTGAAATCATCCACTGCTACTTTCGCTGATATCGGATTCACCACCAACGTTGAGACTTACTTGCAAGTCCGAGAGACCTGGCTGGCCTTCT TGATAATCATATCTGTGGCGGAGGCGATCATCCTCCTGACGATCATCTTCCTGCGCACCAGAATCCGCATAGCCATCGCTCTCATCCAGGAGTCCAGCAA AGCCGTGGGTCACATGATGTCTACGATGCTGTACCCTCTGGTCACCTTTGCTCTGCTGGTGGTGTGCGTGGCTTACTGGGGCACCACTGCTTT ATATTTGGCCACTTCAGGAACCCCCATCTATAGAGTTGTGGATCTGAACTCCACCAATGGCGGTTGTGCGGGTATCAGTGGCAACGTGACCTGTGATCCTCAG AATTTCAACTCCTCAGTTTACCCGGGCTGCCCCTCAGTCGGCTGCATCTTCATCAAATACAACGACGAGGGAATCCTCCAGAGGAACATCTTCAACCTGCAGATCTACAACGCGGTCGCTTTCCTCTGGTGCGTCAACTTCGTCCTCGCCCTGGGACAGTGCACCCTGGCCGGGGCCTTTGCCTCCTACTACTGGGCCTTCAACAAGCCCAGTGACATCCCCATGTTCCCCCTGTCTGGCGGCTTCATACGCGCACTCAG gtacCACGTGGGCTCTTTGGCATTTGGTGCTTTGATCCTGACCCTGGTGCAGATAGCGAGGATGATCCTGGAGTACATCGACCACAAGACCAGAG CTGCTCAGAATCCGTGCGCACGTTTCGTATTGTGCTGCATGAAGTGCTGCCTCTGGTGTCTGGAGAAGTTTATCAAGTTCCTCAACAGGAACGCCTACATCATG ATTGCCATATATGGGAAAAACTTCTGCGTCTCGGCCAAAAACGCTTTCAAGCTGCTCATGAGAAACGTATTAAG ggTCGTGGTGCTCGATAAAGTGACGGACCTGCTGCTGTTCTTCGGGAAGCTGCTGGTGGTCGGAGGAGTAG gtgtcttgtccttctttttcttcgCCGGACGAATCCGTCTCCCAGGCGACACCTTCCGCTCCGAAAACCTCAACTACTACTGGATGCCAATTATT ACGGTGGTGTTCGGCAGCTACCTCATAGCTCACGGGTTCTTCAGCGTTTACAACATGTGTGTCGACAcactcttcctctgcttct TGGAGGACCTGGAGCGTAACGACGGATCTCTGCAGAAGCCGTACTTCATGTCCAAAAACCTGATGAAGATCCTCAACAAATCCAACAAGGAACCAAAACGGGATAAATGA